CACAAGCATTTTCAAGTTTGTAAATTGGATGACGTAATGTTTCGAGACATATTGAGAATAATACTTGAAATCctttaatattataaaaaattaatttttctcatttacgCACCAAGTTTTCAGTCTTAGCTGCATCGAATTGTGTTCTAACATTATCCAACTCTGCACGAGCCTGTGCTACTCTTTGCATTTCTTGCTCAGCCGTCGCCTGACCCTGTACAAGTTCTTGCAAACGTTGGTCAGCCTCAAGGCCGCGCCTTTCTGACTGTTCATGCAAAATCTTTATGTTGCCTAATTGTTTGTCAACGTCGGCTTTCTGCAAATGAGGGGAAAAAAGGTATCTTTGCTAAGTAAGGCAAGTTTGTTACAAGTTTTCATCTTGAACTAGTTATACCTAATAATCAAATCACACATGTAATGTTTTTGAGTTGGATTAAGTATGAATTTACCAAATGCCCTTACTTTTCGTATTAAACTGATGTGTTCTTCCCTCAGTTTCGAATAGACTTCTTTCAGTTTTTGAAACTTCTCTTCCAACGTTTTATTCTTGtctgaaattagaaaacattaTATTGTGATATGCGGAAGTGTTCAATGTCAATCCAAAGAATATTACAATGATCACTCACTTACCAGTGACTTCTTGGAACTTGGATAAAAGACTGGTTTTTTGATTCTGCAGATCGTGACTGAGCTGCTTTTCtagaattatttcattaccctgaaagaaaaacaataaaataaaataaacaatagtAATAACCGTTTGAGACTGGTTGAGTTGATTCGGATTGCCCTACATACAACTCAACAAGTTATTGCACATTCAAGAATCCAAGGCTGCACTACGAATATGAACACTATacaagaaattattcaatattgtcGACTCACTTTGTCCGTGAGAATAGATTCCAGTTCCAATATACGACTGCGCAATGATTCAACAATTCTTTGGTGTTCAGTTAATAGTCTATGAAGCTCTTGTCTCTGTCTTCCATTCTCTTGGTGAAGATGATCGATCAGGCTATCTCTGTAAACAGTGAAATCATATAAGAACTTTATTACCTACTTTTTATTGTATAAAGTTGCCAATGCATATTGTATATTGTCTGTATATTCATAAACCaccaaatttaaaattaagtaAACCTTTCAGCTAATACATCAGGGGATATAGAACCATTTCTGGTTGAGTCAATCTGATCCCCTGCTAGAGAGTTTGTTTCTGAAGTATCAATGAGACTGTCGACAGCGGAGTCTGCATCTAATGGTTCTTCTGGTGGAAGTGTTACTACAGGTGTTACATAAGTGCGAAGCTCTGcttgtatcaaaaaatttggtgGGTGCTGTAATTAGGAAAGCATAAAAAGTAGCGTCAAATTTAAggcggaaaatatttttctacagaaattatttgtaaattcaCCTCAGGCAATGACGGTATGGTGATCAATTGTTTAAAGTATTGCATATGCTTGATAGTAATGTAAAAAGTTCTCAATTCTTCAAATTGTTTAGAGAATCGATCACGATGACCTGTTAGGGTGTCGGCTGGGAGTGCGCCATGTAACTTGAACAGAATTTTTACGCAGTAGTCGTAAAGCTGAGATGCGTCTTGAATGCAAGGTATTAACGGCGCTAGACGACATTGACCACTAGAAGTCATTGAGTTGGATTTTGACATATCCAAAGAGTCAAACGCTGGAATAAAGGAATCCCAAATAAAGTTTACGCATTCCTTGTAAAGTTTTCTAATTGATATATCTGTTGAGAGTAATGAATTTCCAATGGAAACTaagtagagaaagagagaaaggaataGAAAATGCAAAACAAATATTCGGTATCTGATTTGGTACACAATCAAATATACCGTCATTTAATCAATTTGTCTGTGATAAGATAAACAAAAGTATATTTAATCTGGGATTTCCGCAAATAATATCAGGCAGCAAATTCATCGAATTTAGGTGACTTAAAAGCAGAAGTGTGCTGTAGCAATAAACCATTAATTAGTACAAATAATATTGTattaacaaatatatataaaaattcaacaacctCGTTTATTTTAAGTGGCTTTTTCTGATTATGTAGAAATAAGTTTGAATTAGAAGCTgcacaaatttatttcagaacTGAAAACAATCAGTTTTAAAGTTGGATATGATTTTTCGTATTTCAAgaatattgatttatttattagaaGATTATTTCAACAGTCACTTATTTCGGAAGATGAAAAACCGTGCGAATATTCTTCAATGAAAAAGGAAACCCTCTAAGTATGTATAAAACAAGTACTTTCATGATTAAATTTTCCAGCTACACTTTTAATACCAATATGTGTATCCCAATAATCACATAATCATTCGTGATAAGTTAAGAAAACAGATATCACTCGATTTCGATTTACCATCTCTGACTCATCGTTAAAACTTGTGTAAAATGTGTCTTTAGAAGTGAATTTCTTATAATTACCTGCACGTTGTAAACTAAGGATGTCATCCATATAATCAAACATCTCGACGGACAATTGGAAGCTAAAAgatagaaatttaaatttgtattGAGTATTAGTTAGTGATTCTCTATATTTGCCCGGATATAATTTATACCTTGAAAAATAACTTTAATGAGAATAGAATTAAATTAATTGCTAGCAAACACTTACAATATGTTGATATCATTTTCTCCGATGGCCTCAAGCTCATCTGCTGTAAGTTGAAGATTTCCTGGTATGCGCGGATTGCGTTTATGAAAGTCTAATTTTGTGACGAGTAATCTGATATACGTCTGAATCAATCTGCCATATCCTTCGCGAAGATGTTGCCAATATTTTCCAAGATTTTCTAGTTTACCGCGATGTCTTTGAGAGTCAGAAATAGATCGTGCGTGGCCTTCGCGTAATACTTTGTGCAGTACATGACAAAATTTCCACGCTACTATACGATTTTCTTGAAGCGGCTGACGCAATACGAACATCCAAAAGGTTCCCGCGCCTTTTTCTTGGAACGTACCAATAATTGCACCTGTATTACAGTTAAGGAAAtgcgtaaaatatattttaaccttattgaaattcttttcagAGATTAATATTGGTCTATACTGCAAATAGCAGACGATGAGATGACTCAAAGGATACTGCGCACATGTTTCTCCTTGACTGGTGCTTCAATGGGATTGACTGCTTTCCCAATACTTATACTCTGAAAAATGACTGAAATATGTAGTTAAATAAAAAGatgcatgtacatatatattatatccaaGAGCTGACTTTCACCTCTGCCAGCGGAAAAGTAATCAAAACTATCAGAAGTCAGAGCGTCATGCAACAGTTGCAAACAGGGATGGCATTGTGATTTTTCaagcaaatgaaaatgatcgaatttatttatatgcacatttattgaattaagatatttgtttgatatttttggtgaagaaaattttagaatttgcCAGTCATTCTTTAAAATTAGGATTACTTGTAAGTATTAGCACCAGGTATCAGGCATTTTAAAGTTATATACTCACCAGTTGCTGGAATTGCTTGTCGGTAAGTGGTATAGGCGGCATGTTAGTGGTATAAATATGATTATGACATAAAATTTACAGCATTGCACTAACGGCGAACAAAATTTGTATTGTAGAGTCGTGCATTCATTGTTTCAACACCCTGGAATGTATGACGTAAATATGTGACAATCTGCGCTCTTGTATATCATGCAGGAGTTCCAAGGCTCTAtgtacacatgaaaaaaagaacacaaCAATATCATGCAGCTTATTACAGTCACACATATTTACatggttgaaagaaaaaattttcttcaactaaAACGAATCCAAGACATTTCAAGTTATTATCTTTGTTGagtcagttattttttttttttattttttttttcattttggaaCTTGTTAACTTATTTcaatatatctataattaatataagcaAGTTTTAGAGTGAAGAGACCACTGAGAAAAAtctcaataatatttcactgGAATGCTGACGGATGATTCAtagaattttcagaatttcataaAAAGCAGACAAGCTagttgaggaaaatttttataagattATATGGTTAAATGTGGTAGTATGAACCATATATTAATGAAAGAGAAGATTGTATACTATTATAGATTACttacctgaaatttttcaaagttctcACGTTCCAATTCAAGGCTAGTTTTTCTTTGCTGTAGAACTCGCGGCAATGACAGTGAAGCCATGTCCAAGTGAAAGAAAGAGCCTGTTGTGTTTAAATAACTACTACCTATACAAATAGGTTATTCTTGAGTGACACTACATAATACTTGGTTCGAACGATGAGACATCCTGGTCTCTTTATTATGACTAATGTACTTTTTTCCCAACTTTTACGTATACGGTCATATGCACAGACGACGAAAGTGTCCTTGCGTATGTTCATACAATATTACAGTATATGCGGA
This is a stretch of genomic DNA from Diprion similis isolate iyDipSimi1 chromosome 9, iyDipSimi1.1, whole genome shotgun sequence. It encodes these proteins:
- the LOC124410509 gene encoding huntingtin-interacting protein 1 isoform X1 — protein: MASLSLPRVLQQRKTSLELERENFEKFQQLSISIGKAVNPIEAPVKEKHVRSAIIGTFQEKGAGTFWMFVLRQPLQENRIVAWKFCHVLHKVLREGHARSISDSQRHRGKLENLGKYWQHLREGYGRLIQTYIRLLVTKLDFHKRNPRIPGNLQLTADELEAIGENDINIFFQLSVEMFDYMDDILSLQRAAFDSLDMSKSNSMTSSGQCRLAPLIPCIQDASQLYDYCVKILFKLHGALPADTLTGHRDRFSKQFEELRTFYITIKHMQYFKQLITIPSLPEHPPNFLIQAELRTYVTPVVTLPPEEPLDADSAVDSLIDTSETNSLAGDQIDSTRNGSISPDVLAERDSLIDHLHQENGRQRQELHRLLTEHQRIVESLRSRILELESILTDKGNEIILEKQLSHDLQNQKTSLLSKFQEVTDKNKTLEEKFQKLKEVYSKLREEHISLIRKKADVDKQLGNIKILHEQSERRGLEADQRLQELVQGQATAEQEMQRVAQARAELDNVRTQFDAAKTENLALVAKIDFVTSEKAVVEGDLHDLLTQKEELDVRISELQSEAAHSKAQLKTDTDAALYELLLNCISEADVILQTAIHGIDNPAISTVTCTPDYLRSLVEPALQSLDELDTVYHSYLLDSSQRGQLARNSIHTAYVLAVYLIHAKSTSNTATDITFGDRLTDECKQLGSQSLIMLSNIKEKATSVTDQIVIVKNKLKDISAQADTLINTQSNAEVIGDLVENELMGMDKAIEEAAARIQDMLNKSRAADSGLKLEVNGKILDSCTELMRCIRVLVKKSRLLQTEIVAQGKGTASATEFYKRNHQWSEGLISAAKAIAMGANFLLEAADKVVAGNGKFEQLVVASQGIAASTAQLVVASRVKAERNSTNLVALSEASREVTQATGGVVATAKSCSQLVEENEDLDMSGLSLHQAKRLEMEAQVRVLELEQALQNERLRLSALRRHHYQMAGDNEG
- the LOC124410509 gene encoding huntingtin-interacting protein 1 isoform X2 gives rise to the protein MASLSLPRVLQQRKTSLELERENFEKFQSISIGKAVNPIEAPVKEKHVRSAIIGTFQEKGAGTFWMFVLRQPLQENRIVAWKFCHVLHKVLREGHARSISDSQRHRGKLENLGKYWQHLREGYGRLIQTYIRLLVTKLDFHKRNPRIPGNLQLTADELEAIGENDINIFFQLSVEMFDYMDDILSLQRAAFDSLDMSKSNSMTSSGQCRLAPLIPCIQDASQLYDYCVKILFKLHGALPADTLTGHRDRFSKQFEELRTFYITIKHMQYFKQLITIPSLPEHPPNFLIQAELRTYVTPVVTLPPEEPLDADSAVDSLIDTSETNSLAGDQIDSTRNGSISPDVLAERDSLIDHLHQENGRQRQELHRLLTEHQRIVESLRSRILELESILTDKGNEIILEKQLSHDLQNQKTSLLSKFQEVTDKNKTLEEKFQKLKEVYSKLREEHISLIRKKADVDKQLGNIKILHEQSERRGLEADQRLQELVQGQATAEQEMQRVAQARAELDNVRTQFDAAKTENLALVAKIDFVTSEKAVVEGDLHDLLTQKEELDVRISELQSEAAHSKAQLKTDTDAALYELLLNCISEADVILQTAIHGIDNPAISTVTCTPDYLRSLVEPALQSLDELDTVYHSYLLDSSQRGQLARNSIHTAYVLAVYLIHAKSTSNTATDITFGDRLTDECKQLGSQSLIMLSNIKEKATSVTDQIVIVKNKLKDISAQADTLINTQSNAEVIGDLVENELMGMDKAIEEAAARIQDMLNKSRAADSGLKLEVNGKILDSCTELMRCIRVLVKKSRLLQTEIVAQGKGTASATEFYKRNHQWSEGLISAAKAIAMGANFLLEAADKVVAGNGKFEQLVVASQGIAASTAQLVVASRVKAERNSTNLVALSEASREVTQATGGVVATAKSCSQLVEENEDLDMSGLSLHQAKRLEMEAQVRVLELEQALQNERLRLSALRRHHYQMAGDNEG
- the LOC124410509 gene encoding huntingtin-interacting protein 1 isoform X3, which produces MPPIPLTDKQFQQLSISIGKAVNPIEAPVKEKHVRSAIIGTFQEKGAGTFWMFVLRQPLQENRIVAWKFCHVLHKVLREGHARSISDSQRHRGKLENLGKYWQHLREGYGRLIQTYIRLLVTKLDFHKRNPRIPGNLQLTADELEAIGENDINIFFQLSVEMFDYMDDILSLQRAAFDSLDMSKSNSMTSSGQCRLAPLIPCIQDASQLYDYCVKILFKLHGALPADTLTGHRDRFSKQFEELRTFYITIKHMQYFKQLITIPSLPEHPPNFLIQAELRTYVTPVVTLPPEEPLDADSAVDSLIDTSETNSLAGDQIDSTRNGSISPDVLAERDSLIDHLHQENGRQRQELHRLLTEHQRIVESLRSRILELESILTDKGNEIILEKQLSHDLQNQKTSLLSKFQEVTDKNKTLEEKFQKLKEVYSKLREEHISLIRKKADVDKQLGNIKILHEQSERRGLEADQRLQELVQGQATAEQEMQRVAQARAELDNVRTQFDAAKTENLALVAKIDFVTSEKAVVEGDLHDLLTQKEELDVRISELQSEAAHSKAQLKTDTDAALYELLLNCISEADVILQTAIHGIDNPAISTVTCTPDYLRSLVEPALQSLDELDTVYHSYLLDSSQRGQLARNSIHTAYVLAVYLIHAKSTSNTATDITFGDRLTDECKQLGSQSLIMLSNIKEKATSVTDQIVIVKNKLKDISAQADTLINTQSNAEVIGDLVENELMGMDKAIEEAAARIQDMLNKSRAADSGLKLEVNGKILDSCTELMRCIRVLVKKSRLLQTEIVAQGKGTASATEFYKRNHQWSEGLISAAKAIAMGANFLLEAADKVVAGNGKFEQLVVASQGIAASTAQLVVASRVKAERNSTNLVALSEASREVTQATGGVVATAKSCSQLVEENEDLDMSGLSLHQAKRLEMEAQVRVLELEQALQNERLRLSALRRHHYQMAGDNEG